GCAGTTGTCAACAGCGCCACCGTGACGGATTTCGTCGACGACGCAACAAATTTCGATAGTTTCGTGAACGAATGGTTTGCAATGATAGACACCAATGGCGACGGTAACCTTTCGCGTGATGAAATCCGTGATGGATTTGGGATGTTTATGCCTTTAGGTGCTCATTCACAGCCAAAACAAGAGATGGAAAGTGTATTAGAATTAATATTCACAAGATTTGATgaagataaaaatgatttactcgATCTAAACGAGTTTAAATCATTAATGACCGAGATTATGTATGCTG
The genomic region above belongs to Cicer arietinum cultivar CDC Frontier isolate Library 1 chromosome 4, Cicar.CDCFrontier_v2.0, whole genome shotgun sequence and contains:
- the LOC101494576 gene encoding uncharacterized protein isoform X3 yields the protein MNIAVVNSATVTDFVDDATNFDSFVNEWFAMIDTNGDGNLSRDEIRDGFGMFMPLGAHSQPKQEMESVLELIFTRFDEDKNDLLDLNEFKSLMTEIMYAVARGIGGSPVIVALENGSLLMKAVQRESATQSYPS
- the LOC101494576 gene encoding uncharacterized protein isoform X1; translation: MFSYVSRVQSVVNSATVTDFVDDATNFDSFVNEWFAMIDTNGDGNLSRDEIRDGFGMFMPLGAHSQPKQEMESVLELIFTRFDEDKNDLLDLNEFKSLMTEIMYAVARGIGGSPVIVALENGSLLMKAVQRESATQSYPS
- the LOC101494576 gene encoding uncharacterized protein isoform X2, with translation MFSYVSRVQFVNSATVTDFVDDATNFDSFVNEWFAMIDTNGDGNLSRDEIRDGFGMFMPLGAHSQPKQEMESVLELIFTRFDEDKNDLLDLNEFKSLMTEIMYAVARGIGGSPVIVALENGSLLMKAVQRESATQSYPS
- the LOC101494576 gene encoding uncharacterized protein isoform X4, producing the protein MVRRVVNSATVTDFVDDATNFDSFVNEWFAMIDTNGDGNLSRDEIRDGFGMFMPLGAHSQPKQEMESVLELIFTRFDEDKNDLLDLNEFKSLMTEIMYAVARGIGGSPVIVALENGSLLMKAVQRESATQSYPS